A portion of the Thermosediminibacter oceani DSM 16646 genome contains these proteins:
- a CDS encoding ECF transporter S component: MKKMLSKILFWLGFGIIPIFMAAAMSGKTTISGEWGVASYIVIFAAIALMYLGFELETSSPKRIAVIAVLGAVGAAGRIAFAAIPNIQPTTFIAIASGYVFGPSAGFMVGSTAALVSNFFLGHGPWTPWQMFAWGLAGSSAGIVKRLSPHIGKWGMAFFCLLWGYLFGWILNLWSWIAFVKPLNWQSFLAVCTASFWFDTLHAVGNAAFYLLFGTSFMKILERFRHKMAATQKIS; encoded by the coding sequence ATGAAAAAGATGCTGTCAAAAATTCTGTTCTGGCTCGGCTTTGGGATTATCCCGATTTTTATGGCGGCTGCCATGTCGGGAAAGACTACTATCTCCGGGGAATGGGGCGTGGCATCTTACATTGTCATCTTTGCCGCCATCGCTTTGATGTACCTGGGGTTTGAACTTGAAACTTCGTCTCCCAAAAGAATAGCCGTGATAGCCGTGCTGGGTGCCGTAGGGGCTGCGGGGCGGATTGCCTTTGCTGCCATTCCCAACATCCAGCCCACCACATTTATAGCGATCGCTTCGGGGTATGTCTTCGGCCCCAGCGCCGGTTTTATGGTGGGTTCAACTGCGGCCCTGGTTTCAAACTTTTTTCTAGGGCATGGGCCCTGGACACCGTGGCAGATGTTTGCCTGGGGCCTTGCCGGCTCATCGGCAGGCATCGTAAAACGCCTGTCACCGCATATAGGCAAATGGGGTATGGCATTTTTCTGCCTTTTATGGGGGTATTTATTTGGATGGATATTAAACCTGTGGTCCTGGATCGCCTTTGTTAAGCCGTTAAACTGGCAGAGTTTTCTCGCAGTCTGCACGGCAAGTTTCTGGTTTGACACTTTGCACGCTGTAGGCAATGCGGCCTTTTACCTGCTGTTTGGCACCAGCTTTATGAAAATACTCGAGCGGTTTCGGCACAAAATGGCAGCGACCCAAAAAATTTCTTGA
- a CDS encoding 5-formyltetrahydrofolate cyclo-ligase: MVDKKTLRRTFLEKREGLSREDVKDKSEKIISTLFALEELKKSEVVMFYVNARNEVETRKAIEQALSMGKRVVVPKTIKGKGLLAVEIKSLGELVPGTFGILEPEKDEGLDPKVIDLVVVPGVAFDRRGYRLGYGGGYYDGFLPKLRPEAKKIAIAFELQLADYIPVEKHDVRMDAIVTEKGVYRFN, translated from the coding sequence GTGGTGGACAAAAAAACGCTCCGGCGCACATTTCTTGAAAAAAGGGAAGGTTTATCCAGGGAAGATGTAAAAGATAAGAGCGAGAAGATAATATCGACGCTCTTTGCCCTTGAGGAGCTTAAAAAATCCGAAGTTGTAATGTTCTACGTGAATGCCAGAAACGAAGTCGAGACCCGTAAAGCCATAGAGCAGGCTTTGAGCATGGGCAAAAGGGTTGTGGTGCCCAAAACCATAAAAGGTAAGGGGCTTCTAGCTGTAGAGATAAAAAGTCTCGGTGAACTGGTGCCCGGCACCTTCGGCATACTCGAACCGGAAAAAGATGAAGGCCTTGATCCGAAAGTGATCGACCTGGTCGTGGTACCGGGGGTGGCCTTCGACAGGAGAGGCTACCGGCTGGGGTACGGAGGCGGTTACTACGACGGTTTTTTGCCGAAGCTGCGGCCGGAGGCGAAGAAAATCGCCATCGCCTTTGAATTGCAGCTTGCCGATTACATCCCGGTGGAAAAACACGACGTGAGGATGGACGCCATAGTGACCGAAAAGGGCGTATACAGGTTTAATTGA
- the pstA gene encoding phosphate ABC transporter permease PstA, translating to MTVQDEMFSPGLQNRQRRNRIFMWLFLSANLLGLLVLVVLLAKVLRDSWGWLDLQFITSFPSRSPEKAGILPALYGTIYVMIITAVFAIPLGIAAAVFLEEYSKKSKFLSFIQVNIYNLAGIPSIVYGILGLTVFVRWMMLGRSLLAGGLTMGLLILPVIIVTAQEAIRAVPQSWRHASYALGASKWQTIRYVVLPSALPGILTGIILALSRAIGETAPLIPIGALTFVRVIPRSLFDSFSVLPIQIYNWTSRPQDDFRAIAAAGIVVLLVVLLGMNSAAILLRNKYQGRIKKV from the coding sequence ATGACCGTTCAGGATGAAATGTTTTCCCCGGGGCTCCAAAATCGCCAGCGCCGCAACCGGATTTTTATGTGGCTCTTTTTGAGCGCAAACCTCCTGGGCCTGCTGGTGCTCGTCGTACTCCTGGCAAAAGTACTGCGGGACAGCTGGGGATGGTTGGACCTTCAATTTATTACTTCCTTTCCCTCCAGGTCTCCCGAAAAAGCAGGTATACTTCCGGCATTATACGGTACTATTTACGTAATGATAATAACGGCCGTTTTTGCGATACCCCTCGGCATTGCAGCAGCCGTGTTTCTTGAGGAGTACTCGAAAAAGAGCAAATTTTTATCCTTCATACAGGTTAACATTTATAACCTGGCGGGTATCCCATCAATAGTATACGGTATACTGGGATTGACGGTTTTCGTCCGGTGGATGATGCTGGGGCGAAGCCTCCTCGCAGGGGGCCTTACCATGGGACTTCTAATACTTCCGGTCATAATAGTCACCGCTCAGGAAGCTATTCGGGCCGTCCCACAGTCATGGCGCCACGCATCCTACGCCCTGGGGGCCAGCAAGTGGCAGACCATCCGCTACGTGGTGCTTCCTTCGGCGCTGCCCGGGATACTGACCGGCATTATTCTCGCGCTCTCCAGAGCAATTGGGGAGACGGCGCCGCTGATCCCCATAGGAGCGCTGACTTTTGTCCGCGTTATACCCAGGAGTCTTTTCGATTCTTTTTCGGTACTGCCGATCCAGATCTATAACTGGACCTCCAGGCCTCAGGATGATTTCAGGGCCATAGCTGCGGCGGGGATAGTGGTGCTTCTGGTGGTGCTGCTCGGCATGAATTCGGCTGCCATACTGCTCAGGAATAAATACCAGGGAAGGATAAAAAAGGTATGA
- the guaA gene encoding glutamine-hydrolyzing GMP synthase, whose translation MIKDQENVIVLDFGGQYSQLIARRVREASIYCEILPYNTPMDEILKRKPKAIVFSGGPASVYSENAPVCDKRIFDTGIPILGICYGMQLMCHMLGGRVEPAETAEYGRAELVVEEEDGIFSGLEKNLTVWMSHGDSIITLPEGFRTLARTKNTPHAAIGNGRNLFGVQFHPEVVHTPRGREILNNFLFGIAGCTGTWSMKTFVEEQIRLIRERVGNGRALCALSGGVDSSVAAVITHRALGDNLTCIFVDHGLLRKDEARKVIETFKDKFHINLIAVDASDRFLKRLEGVTDPEAKRRIIGEEFIRVFEDEAKKLGKIDFLVQGTLYPDVIESGTQTAAVIKTHHNVGGLPQDLNFELIEPLRDLFKDEVRKVGLQLGLPEEIVYRQPFPGPGLAVRVLGEVTREKLSILREADAIVTEEVKKAGLDRELWQAFAVLTDVKSVGVMGDERTYAYTVAIRAVTSEDGMTADWARLPYDLLDNMSTRIVNEVPGVNRVVYDITSKPPATIEWE comes from the coding sequence ATGATTAAAGACCAGGAAAACGTGATCGTTCTCGATTTCGGCGGGCAGTACAGCCAGCTGATAGCTCGCCGGGTCAGGGAAGCAAGTATTTATTGCGAGATTCTGCCCTACAATACCCCTATGGACGAAATTTTAAAGAGAAAGCCGAAAGCCATAGTTTTCTCCGGCGGCCCGGCCAGCGTATACTCGGAAAATGCGCCGGTATGCGATAAGAGGATTTTCGATACCGGCATACCAATCCTGGGAATCTGCTACGGTATGCAGCTCATGTGCCATATGCTGGGTGGAAGGGTTGAACCGGCCGAAACAGCCGAGTACGGCAGGGCCGAACTTGTGGTTGAAGAGGAGGACGGTATATTCAGCGGTTTGGAAAAAAACCTTACCGTCTGGATGAGCCACGGGGATTCCATAATAACGCTGCCCGAAGGATTCAGGACATTGGCGCGCACGAAAAACACCCCCCATGCGGCTATCGGTAACGGCAGGAACCTCTTCGGGGTGCAGTTTCACCCGGAGGTCGTCCATACGCCCAGGGGCAGGGAAATTCTCAACAATTTCCTCTTCGGCATAGCCGGCTGTACCGGGACCTGGTCCATGAAAACCTTTGTCGAGGAACAGATCAGGCTGATCAGGGAAAGGGTGGGTAACGGAAGAGCCCTCTGCGCCCTGAGCGGCGGGGTGGATTCTTCGGTGGCTGCGGTGATCACCCACAGGGCCCTGGGGGATAACCTGACCTGTATTTTCGTGGACCACGGCCTTTTGCGAAAAGACGAAGCCAGGAAGGTTATAGAGACTTTTAAAGACAAGTTCCATATAAACCTGATTGCCGTTGATGCATCCGACAGGTTTTTAAAAAGGCTGGAAGGTGTTACAGACCCGGAGGCGAAGCGCAGGATTATCGGTGAAGAATTCATCAGGGTATTCGAAGACGAGGCTAAGAAACTGGGAAAGATCGACTTTCTGGTTCAGGGGACCCTATACCCCGATGTCATTGAAAGCGGTACCCAGACGGCGGCGGTTATAAAAACCCACCACAACGTGGGCGGACTTCCCCAGGACCTCAATTTCGAGCTCATCGAACCCCTTCGGGACCTATTCAAGGACGAGGTCAGAAAGGTGGGACTCCAGCTGGGACTACCCGAGGAAATCGTGTACCGCCAGCCCTTCCCGGGACCAGGGCTTGCTGTGAGGGTTCTGGGTGAAGTGACCCGCGAGAAACTTTCTATCCTGCGGGAAGCCGATGCTATAGTGACCGAAGAAGTAAAAAAAGCCGGACTTGACAGGGAGCTCTGGCAGGCCTTTGCGGTGCTCACCGACGTAAAGAGCGTGGGAGTGATGGGTGACGAGAGGACTTACGCATACACGGTGGCGATCCGGGCCGTCACGAGCGAAGACGGCATGACGGCCGACTGGGCCAGGCTTCCGTACGACCTGCTGGATAATATGTCTACCAGGATCGTAAACGAAGTTCCCGGGGTCAACAGGGTCGTTTACGACATAACCTCAAAACCGCCGGCTACCATCGAATGGGAATAA
- the pstC gene encoding phosphate ABC transporter permease subunit PstC gives MVDSAGKGFRGEKGIEILLALAASVSVLVTIGIVVSLFSETAGFFKEVSVKEFFTETRWTPLFTPAHYGIAPLVAGTMLVTVIAMIVAAPLGLASAIYLSEYAPDGVRRLIKPVLEILAGIPTIVYGYFALTFVTPIIRAILPQTNVFNALSAGIVMGIMLIPMISSLSEDAMTAVPNSLREAAYALGATKLEVAYKVVIPAAISGIVASFILAISRAIGETMIVALAAGSTPKLTFNPLDSIQTMTAFIAQVMLGDAPFGSIEYKSVYAVAGVLFVVTLSLNLIGTWIVRRYKEVY, from the coding sequence ATGGTCGATTCTGCTGGTAAAGGTTTTCGCGGGGAAAAGGGCATCGAAATTCTGCTTGCCCTGGCCGCTTCGGTTTCGGTGCTGGTCACCATTGGCATAGTCGTCTCCCTTTTCAGCGAGACAGCCGGTTTTTTCAAAGAAGTCTCGGTGAAGGAGTTTTTCACCGAAACCCGATGGACTCCGCTTTTTACCCCGGCCCATTACGGTATAGCTCCTCTTGTTGCAGGAACGATGCTGGTCACGGTTATAGCTATGATAGTCGCCGCACCGCTGGGGCTTGCAAGTGCAATTTACCTCAGCGAATACGCTCCGGATGGAGTAAGGCGCTTAATTAAACCGGTGCTGGAAATACTGGCTGGCATCCCCACCATCGTTTACGGGTATTTCGCTCTAACTTTCGTGACACCCATCATCAGGGCCATATTGCCGCAGACCAACGTATTTAACGCCCTCAGCGCCGGGATTGTAATGGGTATAATGCTTATACCGATGATTTCGTCTCTCAGCGAAGACGCCATGACGGCAGTGCCCAATTCCCTCAGGGAGGCGGCTTATGCGCTTGGTGCCACCAAGCTCGAAGTTGCCTACAAAGTAGTGATACCTGCGGCGATTTCGGGAATAGTGGCGTCCTTCATCCTCGCCATTTCCAGAGCCATAGGGGAGACGATGATTGTAGCTCTAGCGGCGGGCAGCACTCCCAAGCTGACGTTCAATCCGCTGGACAGCATTCAGACAATGACGGCTTTTATCGCCCAGGTAATGCTGGGAGATGCGCCCTTCGGGTCCATTGAGTATAAGAGCGTTTATGCTGTTGCCGGTGTACTGTTTGTTGTCACGCTGTCACTGAATCTGATAGGGACCTGGATCGTGCGCCGCTACAAGGAGGTGTATTGA
- the pstB gene encoding phosphate ABC transporter ATP-binding protein PstB translates to MERIITVRNLFVSYGHHRVLKGINLDIYKNRITAIMGPSGCGKSTLLRCLNRMIDLSEGARIKGQVLYRGENIYSPKVDPAHIRFRIGMVFQKPNPFPKSIFENVAFGPRINGYKGDLSALVEQSLQRAGLWDEVKDRLHENAYMLSGGQQQRLCIARALALEPEVLLLDEPCSALDPISTMHVEELIRQLKERLTIVIVTHNIQQAARVADYTAFLLQGELVEFGETSAMFTVPKDKRTEDFITGRFG, encoded by the coding sequence TTGGAAAGGATTATTACAGTCAGAAATCTCTTTGTGAGTTACGGGCACCATAGGGTTTTAAAAGGAATCAACCTCGATATATACAAAAACCGGATCACCGCGATTATGGGACCGTCGGGCTGCGGAAAGAGCACCCTGCTCAGATGCCTGAACAGGATGATCGACCTTTCAGAAGGGGCGCGGATCAAAGGTCAGGTACTTTACAGGGGCGAGAATATATATTCTCCAAAGGTAGACCCGGCTCATATACGCTTTCGGATAGGCATGGTTTTCCAGAAACCCAACCCTTTCCCGAAAAGTATTTTCGAAAATGTGGCCTTCGGCCCCAGGATAAACGGCTATAAAGGGGACCTTTCTGCTCTGGTGGAGCAGTCGCTGCAGAGGGCGGGCCTATGGGACGAAGTGAAGGACCGGTTGCACGAAAACGCGTATATGCTCTCCGGAGGTCAGCAGCAGAGGCTGTGCATAGCGCGGGCGCTGGCTTTAGAGCCCGAGGTTTTGCTTCTGGACGAACCGTGTTCGGCCCTGGACCCGATTTCCACCATGCACGTGGAGGAACTGATCAGGCAGCTCAAGGAACGGCTTACCATAGTTATTGTAACCCATAACATCCAGCAGGCGGCAAGGGTGGCCGATTATACAGCCTTTTTACTGCAGGGGGAGCTGGTGGAGTTCGGAGAGACCAGCGCCATGTTTACGGTTCCGAAAGACAAGCGAACGGAAGACTTTATAACCGGCAGGTTCGGCTGA
- a CDS encoding DUF4430 domain-containing protein — MKKRTVKLAIMAFLLAVAVGCVIYAPKIFYDTKERPLTAVKENQALVPGEANTNPTKAGTGEAPNASIEGLAVQKDGVLTNTSPKLETGTGSGGTKVEKKVIEKAEPSDGSSKTKKEETSGTKKEPFGKGAASTGGAASSSRDDAPRHVPEKKDTDSSGDSTKETDSSSAGAGGCRIEIAIVGKGGRVLYGPKTVTVKENNRWGLTALGALDSTGIDYKTGQGYDGFVVSIAGETNKGMAGWMYSVNDEVPMAAASEKKIEPGDRIIWWYNESINNPPPTWDSLAE; from the coding sequence GTGAAAAAGCGAACTGTAAAGCTTGCAATTATGGCGTTCTTGTTGGCCGTAGCGGTGGGGTGTGTAATATATGCTCCAAAGATTTTTTATGACACGAAAGAAAGGCCCCTGACAGCGGTTAAAGAGAATCAGGCTTTAGTACCCGGTGAAGCGAATACAAACCCGACAAAGGCCGGCACCGGTGAAGCTCCCAATGCTTCAATAGAAGGCCTTGCAGTGCAGAAAGACGGAGTCCTTACAAACACATCCCCTAAACTGGAAACGGGCACCGGTTCGGGTGGCACTAAGGTTGAAAAGAAGGTCATCGAAAAGGCTGAGCCTTCCGATGGGTCATCAAAGACCAAAAAGGAAGAGACTTCCGGCACAAAAAAGGAACCTTTCGGCAAAGGGGCTGCTTCCACGGGCGGTGCGGCGAGTTCTTCTCGCGATGATGCCCCACGGCATGTTCCGGAAAAAAAAGACACTGATAGCAGCGGTGATTCCACAAAGGAAACCGATTCGAGTTCCGCCGGTGCCGGTGGATGCCGGATTGAAATTGCCATTGTCGGAAAGGGAGGCCGGGTGCTGTACGGCCCTAAAACCGTGACGGTAAAAGAGAACAACCGGTGGGGTTTGACTGCACTGGGCGCTCTGGATTCCACCGGAATTGATTACAAGACCGGCCAGGGGTACGACGGTTTTGTTGTAAGCATAGCGGGTGAGACGAACAAAGGCATGGCGGGCTGGATGTACAGCGTCAATGATGAAGTTCCGATGGCAGCGGCCAGTGAGAAAAAAATCGAACCGGGCGACAGGATAATATGGTGGTACAATGAGAGCATTAATAACCCCCCTCCCACCTGGGATAGCCTGGCAGAATAG
- a CDS encoding ABC transporter ATP-binding protein: MAHLPIFEIKDLTYFYPESQRPALKDVNMSIEEGEFLLVTGGSGSGKSSLARVLAGLIPGFSGGRISGSVFFRGKDIEQIDRRTMAGEVGIVFQDPEKQLVKTSVEAEIAFGLENLGLPQQEMARRVAEVMSFLGLADLRREFTAKLSGGQKQKLALAAVLAMQPSVLILDEPTSQLDPVAAEDFLNVVKRLNEDMGLTVILIEQRLERCFHLADKVLIMEDGRIRFEGTPEQVARRAAFCENPFIPPVARFFGKVGFNTIPVTVKDGRRMLKQNFNPAPGNFSMSSSEGMHEREPLIRMEGVWFTYPDGREALQDINLEICAGELVAVIGPNGSGKSTLLKNMAGLLKPGRGRVIMMGNKQPKSATRTTWDPSVGYLSQNPNDYLFQDTVEEELLYTLKNFGIASNGAVDEIIEKLSLGDFRRVNPRDLSYGERQRVALASVLVTGPKLLLLDEPTKGLDYRLKSDLGEVLAEFCRQGAAVVLTTHDVEFAAKYASRVIMLFCGRVICDGPVHQVLSDSIFYSTQIGRMCRGFADGILTPEEALAVFKPALAKIIN, encoded by the coding sequence GTGGCACACTTGCCCATTTTTGAAATCAAAGATCTGACTTATTTTTACCCGGAAAGCCAAAGGCCCGCATTGAAAGACGTAAACATGAGCATTGAAGAGGGCGAGTTTTTGCTCGTTACCGGCGGTTCCGGCTCGGGGAAATCTTCTCTGGCGCGGGTGCTGGCCGGCCTGATACCCGGATTTTCCGGCGGCCGCATCAGCGGCAGCGTTTTTTTTCGGGGAAAAGATATAGAGCAAATTGACCGGCGCACTATGGCAGGAGAGGTAGGGATAGTATTCCAGGATCCGGAAAAACAGCTGGTGAAGACGAGCGTGGAGGCAGAAATTGCGTTCGGCCTGGAAAACCTTGGCCTTCCTCAGCAGGAAATGGCCCGCCGGGTTGCCGAAGTCATGAGTTTTTTGGGCCTTGCGGATTTGAGGCGAGAGTTTACGGCGAAATTGTCCGGCGGCCAAAAACAAAAACTTGCCCTGGCTGCAGTCCTGGCCATGCAACCCTCGGTTTTAATTCTCGATGAGCCCACTTCACAGCTGGACCCGGTGGCGGCGGAGGATTTTTTAAATGTCGTAAAACGTTTGAATGAAGATATGGGCCTCACCGTGATCTTAATAGAACAGCGGCTGGAAAGATGTTTTCATCTTGCCGACAAAGTTTTGATTATGGAAGATGGAAGAATAAGGTTTGAAGGCACACCTGAGCAGGTGGCGCGTCGGGCGGCGTTTTGTGAAAACCCCTTTATTCCACCGGTAGCTCGCTTCTTCGGTAAGGTGGGTTTTAATACCATTCCCGTCACTGTAAAAGATGGACGGAGAATGCTGAAACAAAATTTTAACCCTGCTCCGGGAAATTTTTCCATGAGCTCTTCAGAAGGGATGCATGAAAGGGAACCGCTCATACGCATGGAAGGAGTCTGGTTTACATATCCCGACGGCAGGGAAGCGCTTCAGGATATAAACCTGGAGATTTGCGCCGGAGAGCTAGTGGCAGTGATAGGACCCAACGGGTCGGGCAAATCCACACTCCTCAAAAACATGGCGGGCCTGTTAAAACCCGGGCGCGGCCGGGTGATAATGATGGGCAACAAGCAGCCAAAAAGCGCCACTCGAACCACCTGGGACCCCAGCGTGGGTTACCTTTCCCAGAATCCAAATGATTATCTTTTTCAGGATACTGTAGAGGAAGAATTATTATACACATTAAAAAACTTTGGTATCGCTTCGAACGGAGCGGTTGATGAAATAATAGAAAAGCTTTCTTTGGGAGACTTTCGGCGCGTAAACCCGCGGGATCTGAGCTACGGTGAACGCCAGAGGGTGGCTCTGGCTTCGGTGCTGGTCACCGGGCCGAAGCTTTTGCTGCTGGATGAGCCCACCAAGGGGCTGGACTATCGCCTGAAAAGTGACTTGGGGGAGGTGCTGGCGGAGTTCTGTAGACAGGGGGCAGCTGTCGTGCTGACCACCCATGATGTCGAATTCGCGGCGAAATACGCATCGAGGGTGATCATGCTGTTCTGCGGCAGGGTGATATGTGACGGCCCGGTGCATCAGGTCCTTTCGGATTCAATTTTTTATTCCACCCAGATCGGCAGGATGTGCCGGGGTTTCGCGGACGGTATTCTGACTCCGGAGGAAGCTTTAGCTGTATTTAAACCCGCGTTGGCTAAAATAATTAATTAA
- a CDS encoding PstS family phosphate ABC transporter substrate-binding protein, whose translation MSSKLKGAKAGYVLALFTLSLAAVLVVTACGASNRNQGGQANLSGSIEIDGSSTVYPITEAVAEEFMNTYPDVNITVGVSGTGGGFKRFTAGETDISNASRPISDEEAAKAKESGVEYIELPVAYDGITVVVNKENDWVDHLTVEELKKIWSPGSKVTKWSDIRPGWPDEKINLYGPGTDSGTFEYFTEAVNGEAKKSRSDYTASEDDNVLVQGVSGDRYALGYFGFAYYLENSDKVKAVPIDGGSGPVEPTAESIKNGTYKPLARPIFIYVNKKSLERPEVKEFVKFYMENAAELVEEVGFVPMPESEYQENLNKIE comes from the coding sequence ATGTCATCGAAGCTTAAAGGTGCGAAGGCCGGCTATGTACTAGCCCTGTTCACTTTGAGCCTGGCGGCGGTTCTGGTGGTGACTGCCTGCGGTGCATCAAACCGGAACCAGGGCGGTCAGGCAAACTTGAGCGGTTCAATAGAGATCGACGGTTCCAGCACGGTATATCCAATTACCGAGGCTGTAGCCGAAGAATTCATGAATACTTACCCCGACGTGAACATAACCGTCGGAGTGTCCGGCACGGGCGGCGGTTTCAAGCGTTTTACCGCGGGTGAGACCGACATAAGCAACGCCTCACGCCCGATCAGCGATGAGGAAGCCGCCAAGGCAAAAGAAAGCGGCGTCGAATACATCGAACTCCCCGTGGCTTACGACGGCATTACCGTAGTTGTCAATAAAGAAAACGACTGGGTCGACCATCTGACCGTGGAAGAACTCAAAAAAATATGGTCACCGGGAAGTAAAGTTACCAAGTGGAGCGACATTAGGCCCGGCTGGCCCGATGAAAAGATCAACCTCTACGGACCGGGCACCGACTCGGGTACCTTCGAGTACTTCACCGAAGCGGTTAACGGTGAAGCCAAGAAAAGCCGCTCCGATTACACCGCCAGCGAGGACGACAACGTACTGGTGCAGGGCGTTAGCGGTGACAGGTACGCCCTGGGCTACTTCGGCTTTGCTTACTACCTGGAAAATTCGGACAAAGTCAAGGCGGTGCCGATCGATGGGGGCAGCGGGCCGGTGGAGCCTACCGCAGAAAGCATAAAAAACGGCACCTATAAACCTCTCGCAAGGCCCATTTTCATCTATGTCAACAAAAAATCCCTCGAGCGCCCCGAAGTTAAAGAATTCGTCAAATTTTATATGGAAAATGCGGCCGAGCTGGTTGAAGAAGTCGGTTTCGTCCCCATGCCCGAAAGCGAGTATCAGGAGAACCTCAATAAGATAGAGTAA
- a CDS encoding energy-coupling factor transporter transmembrane component T codes for MLDRFFYREKGLFLQSLHPLSALVYIAVLLTLALMFNHPLYLLGLLSITVAAVKAVDGFDAWKTFLKVSLGATFVIIIVNAVTVRAGQTVLWRGPYIPVFGRLNVSLEAVLFGAVMGLRLLLIMSIFCLYNFMIHPDRVLDMLSRFSSKSGLVLSLAARMFPAMVSRLDGIREVLTARGVDFNAGTLKEKMAKYAVLMKILLLTSLEDSMETAQAMYARAFGSGRRSYYVRENLRPRDTACLAASLAALATAAYGLEKGLGTFRFYPQSGNLIDGHTGIGLLFAVIFLLCFPILLSWGWHTCPFLKSKI; via the coding sequence ATGCTTGACCGCTTTTTTTATAGAGAAAAAGGGCTCTTTCTGCAGAGCCTTCACCCGTTGTCAGCGCTCGTCTATATCGCGGTTTTGCTGACGCTGGCATTGATGTTCAACCACCCGCTATACCTCCTGGGGTTGCTATCGATTACAGTTGCGGCCGTCAAAGCTGTTGATGGGTTTGATGCCTGGAAGACTTTTTTGAAAGTAAGCCTGGGGGCGACTTTTGTTATCATAATTGTGAATGCGGTTACCGTGCGCGCCGGACAAACCGTCCTATGGCGGGGGCCGTACATTCCGGTTTTCGGAAGGTTGAACGTTTCATTAGAGGCCGTTTTATTTGGTGCGGTCATGGGATTAAGGCTCCTTTTAATAATGAGCATATTTTGCCTTTACAATTTTATGATTCATCCCGACCGCGTGCTGGATATGCTTTCCCGCTTTTCTTCCAAGTCCGGGCTGGTGCTTTCCCTGGCTGCCAGGATGTTTCCCGCTATGGTAAGTCGACTTGACGGCATCAGGGAGGTGCTGACTGCGAGAGGAGTCGATTTTAATGCCGGAACATTAAAAGAAAAAATGGCAAAATACGCCGTATTAATGAAAATACTGCTTTTAACTTCTCTGGAAGATTCTATGGAGACAGCACAGGCCATGTACGCAAGGGCTTTTGGCAGCGGCAGGCGTTCATACTACGTTCGCGAAAACTTGCGACCAAGGGATACCGCATGCCTTGCCGCGAGTCTTGCCGCACTGGCGACGGCGGCATACGGTTTGGAGAAAGGCTTAGGCACCTTTAGATTTTACCCGCAGTCCGGCAATCTTATTGATGGGCATACGGGTATCGGGCTCCTTTTTGCCGTAATTTTTCTTTTATGCTTTCCGATACTCTTGAGCTGGGGGTGGCACACTTGCCCATTTTTGAAATCAAAGATCTGA